In Bacteroidota bacterium, one DNA window encodes the following:
- a CDS encoding replication protein: MASPQLEDGYTRIANELLDRFQYLDISGGKWRIILAVIRCTYGFQKSDHQMSYDFLSKRTGLHPTQVRRDVRELIQMRILVEVRPPTANSARHLGLNKDYNQWVGVKLLPVSESAPSGVSESAPSTVSENAPHIKKIKKVKKASAFPSMDQNADNAAASFRSGQLSISKAESSRLMVEYQIGPDVLQAESEKMTKWINDNPKKKPKDIIGFVDRWLSKLTPKQPQVEKQPIQYLTAGEEAWVDNRV; the protein is encoded by the coding sequence ATGGCTTCGCCGCAATTGGAAGATGGATATACCCGGATAGCGAACGAGTTGCTGGACAGATTTCAATATCTCGATATTTCCGGCGGTAAATGGCGCATTATCCTTGCTGTAATACGGTGTACATATGGTTTTCAGAAGTCCGATCATCAAATGAGTTATGACTTCCTTTCGAAACGGACGGGATTGCATCCAACGCAAGTCCGTCGAGATGTGCGCGAACTGATTCAAATGCGGATTCTCGTAGAGGTCCGACCGCCCACGGCAAACAGTGCCCGACATCTCGGATTAAACAAGGACTACAATCAATGGGTGGGAGTGAAATTGCTCCCTGTGAGCGAATCAGCTCCCTCTGGAGTGAGTGAATCTGCTCCCTCGACAGTGAGTGAAAACGCTCCCCATATAAAGAAAATAAAGAAAGTAAAGAAAGCTTCTGCATTCCCTTCTATGGATCAAAATGCAGATAATGCCGCCGCGAGTTTCCGATCCGGCCAGCTTTCGATTTCGAAAGCCGAATCGAGTCGGCTAATGGTCGAGTATCAAATCGGACCGGACGTGCTCCAAGCGGAGTCCGAGAAGATGACAAAGTGGATCAACGACAACCCGAAAAAAAAGCCGAAAGATATTATTGGTTTCGTGGATAGATGGTTGTCGAAGTTGACACCCAAACAACCGCAGGTCGAGAAGCAACCAATCCAATATCTGACTGCAGGCGAAGAAGCATGGGTCGATAATAGAGTGTAG
- a CDS encoding VCBS repeat-containing protein, producing the protein MTKSSPIRSATFVLVCILVGPMLASAQYRFEEATLKSGLKASSSQPSEIGPGPVVFDYDNDGWDDIYTVGGTSPDHLWHNNHDGTFTDVADSNFKNKFNTNSYTRGGCALDYDNDGLTDIYVCCERHDFLLHNLGGGKFEDATKKAQLITTLSLNESNAASFGDFDGDGDNDIFVARWIEEYRFDQPTGNAPTGYAHKGFKDYFYVNHGNGTFAESAGAFHIDGDTGCGNIALFFDYDRDGDLDLLVGNDFGVALLPNAVYKNMLMETGTATFVDVTDSINMKNKLFCMGIAPNDFNRDGKFDFYETNIGEEYLMQNMGDHFENVSAQVNAPNGRNRGNPDYMTVSWTPLFYDYDNDGWEDAFIVHGFEKALSPWLTLDPDTSEFIRNVGGTFIDYTDSAFVDHRYMDLRARGGAMIDYDKDGFPDILYGAENQVAGFASRDFRLFHNVTPSITAHPGHVLEIKVKAMRTAKEGIGTIIDVWEHGIVHSRQVSTGGGFTSMSTLTQHIGLGTSTEADSIIVYWPADKNRHRQIDRYYSIPADQLITFEEKMDSSSTGMVAHEPLQLVRSVRRTDRPASNITVYPQPAASSVTFGGLPFGVSRYEVMNLLGQRVATGEVVTDELRLETSSFASGTYSIRFYGSDVVATTVFIKE; encoded by the coding sequence ATGACGAAATCTTCCCCGATTCGTAGTGCGACCTTTGTGCTCGTATGTATACTGGTTGGGCCGATGCTTGCATCGGCCCAATATCGTTTCGAAGAGGCTACGCTGAAGTCCGGGCTCAAAGCCTCGAGTTCACAGCCTTCCGAGATTGGCCCTGGTCCTGTCGTGTTCGACTACGATAACGACGGCTGGGACGATATCTACACTGTCGGTGGAACGTCGCCGGACCATCTTTGGCATAATAACCACGATGGGACGTTTACCGATGTCGCAGATTCTAACTTCAAGAATAAGTTCAACACGAATAGCTATACTCGTGGGGGCTGTGCGTTAGACTATGATAACGATGGACTGACCGACATCTACGTCTGCTGCGAACGCCACGATTTTCTGCTGCACAATCTTGGTGGCGGGAAATTCGAAGATGCGACAAAAAAAGCACAACTAATCACCACACTAAGTCTCAACGAATCGAACGCTGCGAGCTTCGGGGACTTTGACGGCGATGGCGATAATGACATCTTTGTCGCCCGATGGATCGAGGAGTACCGCTTCGACCAGCCCACAGGGAATGCGCCGACTGGCTATGCACACAAAGGGTTCAAGGACTACTTCTATGTGAACCATGGCAATGGCACATTTGCCGAAAGTGCCGGTGCGTTCCATATTGACGGCGATACAGGCTGTGGGAACATTGCGCTCTTCTTCGATTATGACCGCGATGGCGATTTGGATCTGTTGGTTGGTAACGATTTCGGTGTTGCGCTGCTTCCGAATGCGGTCTATAAGAATATGCTGATGGAGACCGGAACAGCGACGTTCGTCGATGTGACGGATTCGATCAACATGAAGAACAAGCTCTTTTGCATGGGCATCGCACCGAACGATTTTAACCGCGACGGTAAATTCGATTTCTACGAGACCAATATCGGCGAAGAATATCTGATGCAGAACATGGGGGATCACTTCGAGAATGTGTCTGCGCAAGTGAACGCCCCCAATGGCCGCAACCGGGGTAATCCGGACTACATGACCGTGAGTTGGACCCCGCTTTTCTATGATTATGACAACGACGGTTGGGAAGATGCCTTTATCGTACACGGATTCGAGAAGGCGCTTTCGCCGTGGTTGACGCTCGACCCGGATACCAGTGAGTTCATCAGAAATGTCGGAGGTACGTTCATAGACTATACTGACTCTGCGTTTGTCGACCATCGGTACATGGATCTGCGCGCGCGCGGTGGTGCGATGATCGACTATGACAAAGACGGATTCCCGGATATCCTCTATGGGGCTGAGAATCAGGTCGCCGGATTTGCCTCGCGCGACTTCCGCCTCTTTCATAATGTAACACCGTCGATTACTGCGCACCCCGGTCACGTCCTTGAGATCAAGGTAAAAGCGATGCGGACGGCGAAAGAAGGCATCGGGACGATCATCGACGTGTGGGAACATGGTATCGTGCATTCGCGACAGGTAAGCACCGGTGGCGGATTTACCTCGATGAGTACACTCACCCAACACATTGGGCTCGGGACCAGCACCGAAGCGGATTCGATCATCGTTTATTGGCCTGCCGACAAAAATCGGCATCGTCAGATCGATCGCTACTACAGTATTCCTGCCGATCAATTGATCACCTTTGAAGAGAAAATGGATAGCTCGAGCACCGGCATGGTCGCACACGAGCCGCTGCAGTTGGTTCGCTCGGTTCGCCGCACGGATCGTCCTGCATCGAACATTACTGTGTACCCACAGCCCGCTGCATCTTCGGTAACATTCGGCGGTCTGCCATTCGGTGTGAGTCGCTACGAGGTGATGAATCTGCTCGGGCAGCGCGTCGCGACAGGAGAAGTTGTCACAGACGAGCTTCGTCTCGAAACATCCTCCTTTGCGAGCGGAACATATTCGATCAGATTTTACGGATCCGACGTAGTGGCAACAACAGTATTCATAAAGGAGTAA